The following are encoded together in the Thalassolituus oleivorans MIL-1 genome:
- a CDS encoding ATP-binding protein, whose product MQRNLLNALIAWKNQPVRKPLLIDGARQTGKTYLLQELFGNTFANILRIDFLENPAYKEAFDGSLSPDELVMNIELLTNQAFNPETDLLILDEIGECERAVTSLKYFAEKAPSYFVAASGSNIGLLNTFPVGKVEQYNLRPLTFQEFIYASNEQALIKAFDSQASTPAVHTKLMDKLTDYFFTGGMPEAVSAWYQYKDSSILERVEKVTKIHAYLVEGYRRDFGKYAGKVDATLIESVFNSIPAQLSLVSDESVKRFKFKHVHERKSRYSDFETAIHWLNCCRLALPNYPIEGLPKSPLAAYKKENMVKLFLFDVGLLNHMLGSSYKEIKQQNYDLSVYNYRGYVAENFVQQELTAIGVDPSYSWNDARAEIEFILATDEGDIVPVEVKSGKRTRAKSLASYVEKCTPSKTFKLTGTQGSSALEQTNIVMPLYFTQYLPQRW is encoded by the coding sequence ATGCAGCGCAACTTACTAAACGCCCTAATAGCATGGAAAAATCAACCGGTGCGCAAGCCATTATTGATCGATGGTGCAAGACAAACAGGTAAAACCTATCTGCTACAAGAGTTATTTGGGAACACCTTTGCCAACATCCTTCGTATCGACTTCCTTGAAAACCCTGCTTACAAAGAAGCGTTCGATGGCTCTCTGTCACCTGACGAGCTAGTAATGAACATTGAGTTGTTAACCAACCAAGCGTTCAACCCAGAAACCGATCTGCTGATATTAGATGAAATTGGCGAATGTGAACGTGCCGTTACCTCACTAAAGTACTTTGCTGAAAAAGCACCGTCCTATTTTGTCGCTGCCAGCGGCTCGAATATTGGTTTGCTCAACACCTTCCCTGTGGGCAAGGTAGAACAATACAATTTACGACCACTGACCTTCCAAGAATTTATTTACGCATCCAACGAGCAAGCGCTGATCAAAGCGTTTGATAGTCAAGCAAGCACACCGGCAGTACACACCAAATTGATGGACAAACTCACTGACTACTTTTTTACTGGTGGTATGCCGGAAGCCGTTTCTGCTTGGTATCAGTATAAGGATTCAAGCATTCTAGAGCGTGTTGAAAAAGTCACAAAAATTCATGCCTATTTAGTGGAAGGTTATCGCCGCGATTTTGGTAAGTACGCGGGCAAGGTCGACGCCACACTGATTGAATCGGTATTTAATAGCATTCCAGCCCAGCTATCACTTGTCAGCGATGAGTCGGTTAAACGCTTTAAATTTAAGCATGTGCATGAACGTAAATCTCGTTATAGCGATTTTGAAACCGCGATCCATTGGCTTAACTGCTGCCGCTTAGCTTTGCCAAACTACCCTATTGAAGGATTGCCGAAATCTCCGTTAGCGGCCTATAAAAAAGAAAATATGGTGAAACTGTTTCTGTTTGATGTGGGCCTGCTTAATCATATGCTCGGCAGCAGTTATAAAGAAATTAAGCAACAAAACTATGATCTCTCTGTTTATAACTACAGAGGCTATGTGGCTGAAAACTTTGTGCAACAAGAGCTCACTGCCATTGGCGTTGACCCAAGCTATTCATGGAATGACGCCCGCGCCGAAATCGAATTTATTTTGGCGACCGATGAAGGCGATATCGTCCCTGTGGAGGTCAAAAGTGGTAAACGTACAAGAGCAAAATCGTTGGCATCCTACGTTGAAAAATGTACTCCAAGTAAAACCTTTAAGTTAACGGGTACACAAGGCTCATCCGCATTAGAGCAAACCAATATCGTGATGCCTTTGTATTTCACGCAGTATTTACCACAGAGATGGTAA
- a CDS encoding helix-turn-helix transcriptional regulator, which yields MNPTTQSSTTSTHPARQQRILRLPEVKAKTGFGRSTIYALMASGEFPRSIRIGARAVGWLESDIDQWIETRRIGAAYGRG from the coding sequence ATGAACCCAACGACACAATCATCCACCACATCAACACACCCAGCGCGTCAGCAGCGGATTTTGCGCTTGCCCGAGGTAAAGGCCAAAACAGGCTTTGGCCGCAGTACCATTTATGCCCTGATGGCCAGCGGTGAATTTCCACGTTCCATTCGTATTGGTGCGCGTGCCGTGGGCTGGTTAGAAAGCGATATCGACCAGTGGATTGAAACCCGCCGTATCGGTGCTGCTTATGGCCGTGGATAA
- the gmk gene encoding guanylate kinase, giving the protein MTKTFTGTLFIFSAPSGAGKTSLVKALLNSTGYIGVSVSHTTRMPRPGEENGKDYNFVSREQFQELIDAGAFLEHAQVFDNFYGTSQDWVESELEAGRDVILEIDWQGAEQVRKQMTGAVSVFIAPPSIEALQQRLQNRGQDSEDIIARRMRDAKSEMSHYGEYDYLIINDDFNNTVEELRAIIIARRHRLEAQRIRHADTLKNLLG; this is encoded by the coding sequence ATGACAAAGACATTCACAGGCACCCTGTTTATTTTTTCTGCACCATCAGGGGCCGGTAAAACAAGCTTAGTAAAAGCCCTACTTAACTCTACCGGCTACATTGGTGTATCCGTTTCCCACACCACTCGTATGCCGCGCCCCGGCGAAGAAAATGGTAAGGACTACAACTTCGTTAGCCGCGAGCAGTTTCAAGAGCTCATCGACGCCGGCGCATTTTTAGAACACGCTCAAGTTTTTGATAACTTCTACGGAACCTCGCAGGATTGGGTAGAGTCTGAACTTGAAGCCGGTCGTGATGTGATTTTAGAAATCGATTGGCAAGGTGCCGAGCAAGTACGCAAGCAAATGACCGGCGCAGTCAGCGTATTTATTGCTCCTCCGTCGATTGAAGCTTTGCAACAACGCTTACAAAATCGCGGCCAAGACAGCGAAGACATCATTGCTCGCCGAATGCGCGATGCTAAAAGTGAAATGAGCCACTACGGCGAATACGATTACTTAATTATCAATGATGATTTCAACAATACCGTGGAAGAGCTGCGCGCTATTATCATTGCACGCCGCCATCGGTTAGAAGCACAGCGAATTCGTCACGCAGATACACTGAAAAACTTACTGGGCTGA
- a CDS encoding DODA-type extradiol aromatic ring-opening family dioxygenase has product MPSSANILFISHGGGPLPLLGDAGHVEMMQCLQDFALQIPKPSAILVVSAHWEAKHATVTSATAPELIYDYSGFPPESYAIKYPAPGAPDLADDIVQALTAAGIDAAKDHQRGWDHGVFVPLKIMYPEADIPCVQLSLVKGLNADTHVAIGQALQTLNHPGLLVIGSGFSFHNMRAFFAAETPEIRQANLAFQQWLDDTCLSRELNEGERTKRFREWTLAPAARFCHPREEHLLPLHVCYGLAKRPADLGSTPRILGKASGMYLWRA; this is encoded by the coding sequence ATGCCATCATCCGCCAACATCTTGTTTATCTCCCACGGTGGCGGCCCGCTGCCATTACTGGGCGATGCTGGGCATGTGGAAATGATGCAGTGCTTACAAGACTTTGCGCTACAAATTCCTAAGCCATCAGCGATTTTAGTGGTCAGTGCACACTGGGAGGCAAAGCATGCAACAGTGACCAGCGCTACGGCACCTGAGTTGATTTACGATTATTCGGGCTTTCCGCCGGAATCCTACGCAATCAAATACCCTGCCCCCGGCGCACCCGATTTGGCCGATGATATTGTGCAAGCATTAACCGCAGCTGGGATTGATGCCGCTAAGGACCATCAACGCGGCTGGGATCATGGTGTATTTGTGCCGCTTAAAATCATGTATCCAGAGGCTGATATCCCCTGTGTGCAACTGTCATTAGTTAAGGGGCTAAATGCCGATACACACGTGGCAATCGGCCAAGCCTTGCAAACACTGAATCATCCGGGCTTATTGGTGATTGGATCAGGTTTTTCGTTTCACAATATGCGCGCATTTTTTGCTGCCGAAACCCCTGAAATTCGTCAGGCCAATTTGGCATTTCAGCAATGGTTGGATGATACATGCCTAAGCCGTGAGCTAAACGAAGGAGAACGCACAAAACGATTCCGCGAGTGGACTTTGGCACCGGCGGCGCGATTTTGTCATCCGCGTGAAGAACACCTGCTACCGTTGCATGTTTGCTACGGCTTAGCAAAAAGACCTGCCGATCTGGGCTCGACACCGCGTATTTTAGGGAAGGCTTCTGGGATGTATTTATGGCGAGCCTGA
- a CDS encoding helix-turn-helix domain-containing protein: MAKRDLHNVLFPKQRKILRHFGEDLLLAMKRRGFTKKLLCERTGFDHKTVNKVFAGDPGVAIGTYLKVMAVLGMESNFAEMAAHDEVGIKLQNIKLLEGSK; this comes from the coding sequence ATGGCTAAGCGTGACTTACACAATGTACTGTTTCCAAAGCAGCGCAAAATCCTGAGGCATTTTGGTGAAGACTTGCTGTTGGCGATGAAACGACGTGGTTTTACAAAAAAGCTACTGTGTGAACGTACTGGTTTTGATCATAAAACCGTGAATAAAGTCTTCGCCGGTGATCCGGGCGTTGCCATAGGCACTTACTTAAAAGTGATGGCTGTTCTTGGCATGGAAAGCAACTTTGCAGAAATGGCCGCTCATGATGAAGTGGGTATCAAGCTGCAAAACATAAAATTGCTGGAAGGTTCAAAATGA
- a CDS encoding type II toxin-antitoxin system HipA family toxin: protein MSFKPIQKLAVTRTLSSSEQVAVGVLAQNRQGVFFQYADSYLQQFGNLSPFTLQASTQVQAAPRAPHQGVHGVFADCLPDGWGMLLQDRIFRQKGILPNQLTAMDRLAFVGDKGMGALSFSPVSEFSATAHADIDLATLGLEAQTLFDSSMSDYMDDNHDELDGHTQQVLAALVAGGSSGGARPKAQIYMPVGGAQHCRTFAQPRDEAWLIKFTSKNLALGHEEGLCEAVYLQMAEQAKCQPPQWQLIEAPTTSGASAWLALKRFDYVTQQTNLSGNRSSGRLHMHSACGLLDADFRTPSLDYIDLIKASRQLCKSPAAGQLQFRRAVFNLLSSNQDDHSKNWAFLQADDGQWDPAPFYDVTYSPHPFNEHATAFGGYGKAPPLKVMQKLATSAGYGSWHDARQVIEEVAEAISQFTYLAQQQGISNTTVSAIAKTLEQRKQENAALFQ from the coding sequence ATGAGTTTTAAACCCATTCAAAAACTCGCCGTAACTCGCACGTTAAGCTCAAGTGAGCAGGTTGCTGTAGGGGTCTTGGCGCAGAATCGGCAAGGCGTTTTTTTTCAGTATGCAGACAGCTATTTGCAGCAATTTGGCAATTTATCACCGTTTACTTTGCAAGCGAGCACACAAGTTCAAGCCGCACCTAGAGCGCCTCATCAAGGAGTACATGGCGTATTTGCAGATTGTTTGCCCGATGGCTGGGGCATGCTGTTGCAAGATCGTATTTTCCGGCAAAAGGGCATCCTGCCTAATCAATTAACAGCGATGGACCGGCTGGCTTTTGTTGGTGATAAAGGCATGGGAGCGCTGTCTTTTTCTCCGGTGTCTGAGTTTTCAGCCACCGCGCACGCGGATATTGATTTAGCTACTTTAGGCTTAGAAGCGCAAACGCTGTTTGATTCTTCAATGTCAGATTATATGGATGATAATCACGATGAGTTAGATGGACATACTCAGCAGGTGTTGGCTGCATTAGTCGCCGGAGGTAGTTCAGGTGGTGCAAGGCCTAAGGCGCAGATTTATATGCCTGTTGGGGGAGCTCAGCATTGTCGAACCTTTGCTCAGCCTAGAGATGAGGCTTGGCTGATTAAATTTACCTCGAAGAATCTAGCGCTTGGCCATGAAGAAGGTTTGTGTGAGGCGGTTTATTTGCAAATGGCTGAGCAAGCTAAGTGTCAACCGCCGCAATGGCAACTCATTGAAGCACCAACTACAAGCGGTGCGTCTGCCTGGTTGGCGCTTAAGCGTTTTGATTATGTCACTCAACAGACCAATTTAAGCGGTAATCGCAGTTCAGGTCGCCTGCATATGCACAGCGCCTGCGGGCTGCTGGATGCAGACTTTCGAACGCCAAGTTTAGATTACATTGATTTAATTAAAGCCAGCCGTCAGTTGTGTAAATCGCCAGCGGCTGGACAACTTCAATTTCGCCGTGCCGTTTTTAACCTGCTGTCGTCCAATCAAGACGACCACAGTAAAAACTGGGCGTTTTTGCAAGCTGATGATGGTCAATGGGATCCTGCACCTTTTTACGATGTTACTTACAGCCCACATCCATTCAACGAACACGCCACTGCGTTCGGCGGTTATGGCAAAGCGCCACCGCTTAAGGTGATGCAAAAACTAGCGACCAGTGCGGGCTATGGGAGTTGGCATGATGCAAGGCAAGTTATTGAAGAAGTTGCAGAAGCCATCAGCCAATTTACGTATCTGGCACAGCAGCAAGGGATCAGTAATACAACAGTGTCTGCGATTGCTAAGACATTGGAGCAGCGCAAACAAGAAAATGCAGCGCTTTTTCAATGA
- a CDS encoding DUF927 domain-containing protein, translated as MAVDKPSALNQLSASDMPSNEPTLPAGFAYNEQNWLVMQPAGQDSPVKICSWLQVAARTRDPQGDNYGYLLHWLDDDNRHRYWAMPAELLAGDGSEYRRILLSRGMRLSNSVKARQLLSLFIQQMGELATQKAISVNCIGWHHHAYVHPRLTFYPSEHSNNPRMVLQTMHPIEGFIQQGSSDTWRQHVGRYCLDNPLLIVGVCAALAAPLLHLCGVDGFGLHLYGASSTGKTAALYPALSVWGEPNQLRHSWRATANGLEGTALAHNDALLALDEMGEVDPKEAGDVAYILANGQGKTRAGKYGEMRLPARWRLVFLSTGEVTLESHLASIGKRVKAGQQVRVIDLSADAGSQMGVFNQSHGMNAADLADHLKQQSRQHYGCLALDWLRYLTQHSAQVRPVFQNVRQRFLASLPPESDGQVRRVAEKFALLASAGLLAIQAKVLDWPTQSVEAACLSQLNQWILARGGVAANEDQQAIRQVRSFIEQHGESRFTPKQTGYSSQVRQRAGWIDTSGPQTLYLFYPTGWREATEGLSPDRAAKALMAAGYLVPDGNRPQRKVSLPDNTRPRMYCVKGSILDD; from the coding sequence ATGGCCGTGGATAAACCATCAGCATTAAACCAATTATCTGCCAGTGATATGCCTAGCAACGAGCCAACATTACCAGCTGGTTTTGCCTATAACGAGCAAAACTGGCTGGTGATGCAACCGGCAGGGCAAGATAGCCCAGTCAAAATCTGTTCTTGGCTGCAAGTTGCTGCTCGCACCCGCGATCCGCAAGGGGACAACTACGGCTATTTATTGCACTGGTTAGACGATGACAATCGCCATCGCTACTGGGCCATGCCCGCAGAACTATTGGCCGGAGACGGCAGCGAGTACCGCCGAATTCTACTTAGCCGAGGCATGCGGCTTAGTAACAGTGTCAAAGCGCGGCAGTTGCTCTCGCTGTTTATTCAACAAATGGGCGAACTGGCTACGCAAAAGGCTATCAGCGTCAACTGCATTGGCTGGCATCACCACGCTTATGTGCATCCGCGCCTCACCTTTTATCCAAGCGAACACAGCAATAACCCGCGCATGGTGTTGCAAACCATGCACCCGATAGAAGGCTTTATTCAACAAGGCAGTAGCGACACTTGGCGGCAGCACGTAGGCCGTTATTGTCTGGATAACCCGCTATTAATTGTTGGCGTTTGTGCTGCACTGGCTGCACCTTTATTGCATTTGTGCGGGGTGGATGGTTTTGGTTTACACCTCTACGGTGCCAGCAGTACTGGTAAAACCGCAGCGTTGTATCCGGCGTTATCAGTGTGGGGCGAGCCTAATCAACTACGCCACAGTTGGCGTGCCACGGCCAACGGTTTAGAAGGCACAGCATTAGCGCATAACGATGCCTTACTGGCGCTCGATGAAATGGGCGAAGTTGACCCAAAAGAGGCGGGCGATGTCGCTTATATACTTGCCAATGGCCAAGGTAAAACCCGTGCAGGCAAATATGGTGAAATGCGCTTACCCGCGCGTTGGCGTTTAGTGTTTTTATCCACTGGTGAAGTGACACTTGAAAGCCATCTTGCCAGTATCGGCAAACGCGTGAAAGCGGGGCAGCAAGTGCGCGTGATTGATCTCAGTGCCGATGCCGGATCGCAAATGGGCGTGTTTAACCAGAGTCATGGTATGAATGCCGCCGATTTAGCCGATCACCTAAAACAGCAAAGTCGCCAACATTACGGCTGCTTGGCCTTGGACTGGTTACGGTATTTAACGCAGCACAGCGCGCAGGTGCGGCCCGTTTTCCAAAACGTACGTCAACGCTTTTTAGCCAGTTTACCTCCCGAGTCAGACGGCCAAGTGCGCCGAGTCGCCGAAAAGTTTGCCTTACTGGCCAGTGCAGGCCTGTTAGCCATTCAAGCCAAGGTACTCGATTGGCCAACCCAAAGTGTCGAAGCTGCCTGTTTAAGCCAGCTAAACCAATGGATACTCGCCCGCGGTGGTGTGGCTGCCAATGAAGATCAACAAGCCATTCGCCAGGTGCGCAGCTTTATTGAGCAGCATGGCGAAAGCCGCTTTACGCCCAAACAAACCGGTTACAGCAGCCAAGTACGCCAACGCGCAGGGTGGATAGACACCAGCGGCCCACAAACCCTCTACTTGTTTTACCCAACTGGCTGGCGTGAAGCCACCGAAGGCCTAAGCCCAGATCGCGCCGCCAAAGCACTGATGGCCGCAGGCTACCTAGTCCCCGATGGCAACCGACCACAGCGCAAAGTCAGCCTGCCCGACAACACCCGCCCGCGAATGTACTGCGTGAAAGGCAGCATCTTGGATGACTAA
- a CDS encoding helix-turn-helix domain-containing protein, whose protein sequence is MNFTLLDDTDVSQAYAAYLRELRQRAKLSRAALAERSCVPAATIKKFELTGQISFRQLLLLWQTLDSLDRLYQLTQPSKERAAIPTSIDEVLKDEF, encoded by the coding sequence ATGAATTTTACCTTACTTGATGATACCGATGTAAGCCAAGCCTATGCGGCTTATTTACGTGAGTTACGTCAACGAGCAAAGTTGTCACGAGCTGCGCTTGCTGAGCGAAGCTGTGTACCTGCGGCCACCATTAAGAAGTTTGAACTGACAGGGCAAATTTCATTTCGCCAATTGTTGTTGCTTTGGCAAACACTTGACTCGCTAGATAGGCTTTATCAGCTCACACAACCTAGCAAAGAGCGCGCTGCTATACCCACGAGTATTGATGAGGTGCTAAAAGATGAGTTTTAA
- a CDS encoding helix-turn-helix domain-containing protein, with translation MIRCHLARLMGERKMRISDVMRETGLSRTTVTLLYKETALKVDLEALDKLCDLFDCEIQDLLQKSPAETEFNENK, from the coding sequence ATGATCCGCTGCCACCTAGCCCGATTAATGGGTGAGAGAAAAATGCGCATTAGCGACGTGATGCGAGAAACCGGCCTAAGCCGCACAACAGTCACGCTACTTTACAAAGAAACCGCGCTCAAGGTGGACTTAGAGGCGCTCGATAAGCTGTGTGATTTGTTTGATTGTGAAATCCAAGATCTATTACAAAAATCGCCAGCAGAAACCGAATTTAATGAGAACAAGTAA
- a CDS encoding type II toxin-antitoxin system HipA family toxin has protein sequence MSREIVEVYADWQPIEAPLLIGLLAHSDSSRGGVFSFAYDKAFLTSAYRLQIDPILTLHSGELYNDEADKNFRAFLDSSPDRWGRILMQRRAAIEARKGIRATSRLNELDYLLGVHDSYRMGGIRFKRVGSDAFLDGNSEFAAPPMASLRELEHAAMQIEKDDNIDSDEYYRWLKMLISPGSSLGGARPKACVTDEQGHLWIAKFPNLNDTHDVGAWEMVCYELALAAGVHMFPSEIKQFSSQHHTFLTKRFDRDGEKRLHFSSAMTQLQYYDGEQSQGASYLEIAEFISNSGAQTAADLAQLWRRIVFNIAVSNTDDHLRNHGFLLTKNGWKLSPAYDLNPIVGKHGLHLNITDADNALDYQLAFDVKDFFRLSQTQATQIYDEVLMAVKQWQTVAKRLGISRAEQAMKQSAFNV, from the coding sequence ATGAGCCGTGAAATCGTCGAAGTCTATGCCGACTGGCAGCCAATTGAAGCGCCTTTGCTAATTGGGCTGCTTGCTCACAGTGATTCAAGCCGAGGTGGCGTATTTAGTTTTGCCTACGATAAAGCATTTTTAACCTCAGCCTATCGCTTGCAAATTGATCCAATCCTAACGCTTCACTCCGGTGAACTCTATAACGATGAAGCCGATAAAAACTTTCGCGCATTTCTTGATTCATCGCCTGATAGATGGGGGCGTATTTTAATGCAGCGGCGTGCGGCGATTGAGGCGCGCAAAGGCATTCGAGCAACAAGTCGATTAAACGAATTGGATTACCTGCTGGGCGTACATGACTCTTATCGGATGGGGGGGATTCGATTTAAGCGAGTAGGCTCGGATGCTTTTTTGGACGGCAACTCTGAGTTTGCTGCGCCACCAATGGCTTCTTTGCGAGAGCTAGAGCACGCAGCAATGCAGATTGAAAAAGACGATAACATCGACAGTGACGAGTATTACCGCTGGTTGAAAATGCTGATTTCTCCAGGCTCATCATTAGGTGGTGCAAGGCCCAAGGCTTGTGTCACAGATGAACAAGGCCACTTGTGGATTGCCAAGTTTCCCAATCTAAATGATACCCATGACGTGGGCGCATGGGAGATGGTCTGTTATGAATTGGCTCTTGCGGCAGGTGTTCACATGTTTCCAAGTGAGATCAAGCAATTTTCGTCACAGCACCATACCTTTTTAACCAAACGGTTTGACCGCGACGGTGAAAAGCGGCTGCATTTTTCATCGGCCATGACACAGCTTCAATACTATGATGGTGAACAATCTCAAGGTGCTAGCTACTTAGAGATTGCTGAATTTATTTCCAATTCTGGTGCACAAACCGCAGCCGATTTAGCTCAGTTATGGCGTCGAATCGTGTTTAATATTGCGGTGTCCAACACGGATGATCACCTGCGTAACCATGGGTTTTTATTAACAAAGAATGGCTGGAAGTTATCACCCGCTTATGATTTAAACCCGATAGTGGGTAAGCATGGCCTGCATCTGAATATTACCGATGCAGACAACGCTTTAGACTACCAGCTAGCCTTTGATGTGAAAGACTTCTTCAGACTTTCGCAAACCCAAGCCACGCAAATTTACGATGAAGTATTAATGGCGGTTAAGCAATGGCAAACCGTTGCTAAGCGGCTAGGGATCAGCCGAGCGGAGCAAGCCATGAAACAATCAGCGTTTAACGTTTAA
- the mads2 gene encoding methylation-associated defense system DNA methyltransferase MAD2, whose amino-acid sequence MTTTNDKKPSEVLAIEDGMMLDYLTNNPIKETPKELVRQKTLRALFHEYGISAEDMELDVKVKIDGKQKKIDIAIFEHGAEHIPENIRRIVICDKEPKKGKKSAVKMRDHDQAHKDLQLMEDMMREQVGDKYVLEKCQWGLWTNGIEFFFVEKEESRFDTKFNAVGDWPLADETLGSRDVASNAQLRTADREMLLTAFRRCHNFIHGNEGMPKDAAFWQFLYLIFSKMYDERIGNRDREFWASPTEQFDDEGRKKIRTRINPLFEKVKKAYPEIFTGNEEITLSDRALAFMVSELAKYDFTRTEMDAKGAAYQEVVGDNLRGDRGQYFTPRGAIKLIVEMMAPQPHEKVLDPSCGTGGFLEQTLSFINRTLCEEEEVKLGAETTEEFISIQQQIKKFAENNLFGCDFDPFLCRASQMNVVMASNAMANIYHMNSLEYPHGHLKGVEPAKSKIPVGDSSGKDGSIDVILTNPPFGSDIPVTDKQILEQFDLAYIWERTENGGFRKTQRRKDAVSPEILFIERCVQWLKQGGRMGIVLPDGILGNPGDEYIRWWLMQECWVLGCVDLPVESFIVEANVNILTSLLFLKKKTDTEKDAIAIGGEPEYPVFMAVAEKVGFDRRGNTLYERHPDGEEKVIEEEVEERIRINGQNVVRKLKRRSKILDDDLPKIAKAWKEFRANNPEPSV is encoded by the coding sequence ATGACAACAACCAACGATAAAAAGCCATCAGAAGTACTCGCCATCGAAGATGGCATGATGCTGGATTACCTAACGAATAATCCTATCAAAGAAACACCTAAAGAATTGGTTCGTCAAAAAACCTTACGCGCCTTGTTCCATGAATACGGCATCAGCGCTGAAGATATGGAGCTTGATGTAAAAGTTAAAATTGATGGTAAACAGAAGAAAATTGATATCGCCATTTTCGAGCATGGTGCTGAACATATTCCTGAAAATATTCGCCGCATTGTTATCTGTGATAAAGAGCCGAAAAAAGGCAAAAAATCCGCAGTAAAAATGCGTGATCACGACCAAGCGCATAAAGACCTTCAGTTGATGGAAGATATGATGCGTGAACAGGTTGGTGATAAGTACGTGTTAGAAAAGTGCCAGTGGGGTTTGTGGACCAATGGCATCGAATTTTTCTTCGTGGAAAAAGAAGAGTCACGTTTCGATACCAAGTTCAACGCAGTTGGTGATTGGCCATTAGCAGATGAGACTCTGGGGAGTCGAGATGTTGCATCAAATGCGCAACTAAGAACCGCTGACCGTGAGATGCTGCTCACTGCATTCCGTCGTTGTCATAACTTTATTCATGGTAACGAAGGTATGCCTAAAGATGCGGCATTCTGGCAGTTTTTATACCTTATCTTCTCTAAAATGTACGATGAGCGCATCGGCAATCGAGATCGCGAATTTTGGGCATCGCCAACGGAGCAGTTTGACGACGAAGGCCGTAAGAAGATCAGAACGCGCATCAACCCACTATTTGAAAAGGTGAAAAAAGCCTACCCAGAAATTTTTACAGGCAATGAAGAAATTACTTTGTCAGATCGGGCTTTGGCATTCATGGTATCTGAACTTGCTAAGTATGACTTTACTCGTACTGAAATGGACGCCAAAGGTGCTGCCTATCAAGAAGTGGTGGGAGATAACCTACGTGGTGATCGTGGTCAATACTTTACGCCTCGGGGTGCAATCAAACTGATTGTGGAAATGATGGCACCACAACCACACGAAAAAGTATTGGACCCGTCATGTGGCACAGGTGGTTTTCTTGAGCAAACTTTAAGCTTCATTAACAGAACGCTTTGTGAAGAGGAAGAAGTCAAATTAGGGGCTGAAACCACAGAAGAATTCATCTCTATTCAGCAACAAATTAAAAAGTTTGCCGAAAATAATCTGTTTGGTTGTGACTTTGACCCCTTCTTGTGCCGTGCATCGCAAATGAATGTGGTAATGGCAAGTAATGCCATGGCTAACATTTATCACATGAATTCATTGGAATACCCTCACGGGCATTTGAAAGGTGTAGAACCAGCCAAAAGTAAAATTCCAGTTGGCGATTCAAGCGGTAAAGACGGCAGTATTGATGTCATCTTAACTAACCCGCCGTTTGGTTCCGATATCCCAGTTACCGATAAACAAATTCTTGAGCAGTTTGATCTTGCGTACATTTGGGAGCGCACTGAAAACGGTGGTTTTAGAAAAACACAGCGCCGTAAAGATGCCGTTTCGCCCGAGATTTTGTTTATTGAGCGTTGCGTGCAGTGGCTTAAGCAAGGCGGACGTATGGGTATCGTGCTACCAGACGGTATTTTGGGTAACCCTGGTGATGAATATATTCGCTGGTGGTTAATGCAAGAGTGCTGGGTGCTTGGTTGTGTCGACTTACCGGTAGAGTCATTTATTGTTGAAGCTAACGTAAATATCTTAACTAGCCTGCTGTTCTTGAAAAAGAAAACCGATACTGAAAAAGATGCAATTGCCATCGGTGGCGAGCCAGAATACCCCGTATTTATGGCGGTAGCTGAAAAGGTAGGTTTCGATCGTCGTGGCAATACACTTTATGAGCGCCACCCAGACGGCGAAGAGAAAGTTATCGAAGAAGAAGTTGAAGAACGTATTCGCATTAACGGCCAAAATGTGGTGCGTAAGCTTAAACGTCGCAGCAAAATTTTAGATGATGACCTGCCAAAAATTGCTAAAGCCTGGAAAGAGTTTCGCGCTAACAATCCGGAGCCATCTGTATGA